The Prevotella melaninogenica ATCC 25845 genome includes a window with the following:
- a CDS encoding glycoside hydrolase family 130 protein codes for MKSLKDILPWEDRPEGCKDVMWRYSKNPIIDRYHIPTSNSIFNSAVVPFEDGFAGVFRCDNKAVQMNIFAGFSKDGVNWEINHEPIKFEAGNTEMIESEYKYDPRVTWIEDRYWITWCNGYHGPTIGIAYTFDFKKFYQCENAFLPFNRNGVLFPEKINGKYAMLSRPSDNGHTPFGDIYISFSPDMKYWGEHRCVMKVTPFPESAWQCTKIGAGSVPFLTDEGWLLFYHGVITTCNGFRYSMGAAILDKDNPEKVLYRTRPYLLAPNAPYELQGDVPNVVFPCAALQDGERVAVYYGAADTVVGMAFGYIKDIVEFTKNNSIL; via the coding sequence ATGAAAAGTTTAAAAGATATTCTGCCTTGGGAGGACCGTCCAGAAGGATGCAAGGATGTGATGTGGCGTTATTCAAAGAACCCAATCATCGATCGTTATCATATTCCAACATCAAACAGTATCTTCAATAGTGCTGTTGTTCCTTTTGAGGATGGCTTCGCTGGTGTGTTCCGTTGCGACAACAAGGCGGTGCAGATGAACATTTTTGCTGGTTTCAGTAAGGATGGTGTGAACTGGGAAATCAATCATGAGCCTATTAAGTTTGAGGCTGGTAACACTGAAATGATTGAGTCAGAGTATAAGTATGACCCACGTGTTACATGGATTGAGGACCGTTATTGGATTACTTGGTGTAACGGTTATCACGGACCAACAATCGGTATTGCTTACACCTTCGACTTCAAGAAGTTCTATCAGTGTGAGAATGCTTTTTTGCCATTCAACCGTAATGGCGTCCTCTTCCCAGAGAAGATCAATGGAAAGTATGCGATGTTGAGTCGTCCAAGCGACAATGGTCATACACCTTTCGGTGACATCTACATCAGCTTTAGCCCAGATATGAAGTATTGGGGCGAGCATCGTTGCGTAATGAAGGTTACTCCTTTCCCAGAGAGTGCATGGCAGTGTACGAAGATTGGTGCAGGTTCGGTTCCTTTCTTGACAGACGAAGGTTGGTTGCTCTTCTATCACGGTGTAATCACTACTTGTAATGGTTTCCGTTATTCGATGGGTGCAGCTATCCTTGACAAGGACAATCCAGAGAAGGTTCTCTATCGCACTCGTCCATATCTTCTTGCACCAAATGCACCTTATGAGTTACAGGGTGACGTGCCAAACGTTGTCTTCCCATGTGCTGCTTTGCAGGATGGCGAGCGTGTAGCCGTTTACTATGGTGCAGCTGATACCGTCGTTGGTATGGCATTTGGCTATATCAAGGACATCGTAGAGTTCACAAAGAACAATAGTATATTATAA
- a CDS encoding type II toxin-antitoxin system VapC family toxin — MKSKSQHGQVLLDSNVLIHLLRKNESVRQHILETGWRNCCVSEISIVELLYGAECSAYPEKNRTLLKDLLNQLEIIPFSVCIEEFCRQKAVLRRKGQMIEDNDLYIASTALTLGIPVATENVKHLARIEGLEVQNWVER, encoded by the coding sequence ATGAAAAGTAAGAGCCAACATGGTCAGGTTTTGCTTGATAGCAATGTTCTAATTCATCTCTTACGTAAGAATGAAAGTGTACGGCAACACATCTTGGAAACAGGGTGGCGCAACTGTTGTGTGTCTGAGATTTCTATTGTCGAGTTACTTTATGGAGCAGAATGTAGTGCATATCCAGAAAAGAACCGTACTCTTTTGAAAGACTTGCTCAACCAACTTGAGATAATCCCTTTCTCTGTTTGTATCGAAGAGTTCTGTCGTCAGAAAGCTGTATTGCGAAGAAAGGGACAAATGATAGAAGATAATGACCTTTATATTGCCTCTACGGCACTTACGTTGGGGATTCCAGTGGCAACAGAGAATGTAAAACACCTTGCACGTATAGAAGGATTGGAAGTGCAGAACTGGGTTGAACGATAA
- a CDS encoding family 20 glycosylhydrolase has translation MRKKVLLSAVFLLFAAAVSMPVAAQNIIPQPENISLLKGQFKLNKGTKIVTNLTGRDFKVLNQYTSEVLKHPLAYAKNPSKQGVFRLICKGTAKQAAQAMDSVRLQGYELEVTPKGITIQALTPTGLFYGLQTVRQLEKDGQIACVKVKDTPRFAYRGLMIDCSRHFWSKDFLKKQLDAMAYFKLDRFHWHLTDGGGWRMEVEKYPRLTDEASYRTQSDWTKWWMDNDRKYCHKNTQGAYGGYYTQEDIKDIVRYAAARHIEVIPEIEMPGHSDEVVYAYPELSCTGKPYTQSDLCVGKEATYTFMENVLKEVMQLFPSKYIHIGGDEAERRTWKTCPDCQKVMKENHLKDVAELQSHFTHRMEEFLNRNGRKLLGWDEIMEGKLAPNAAVMSWRGTEAGIEAATSKHHVVMAPQQFYYLNMYQDNPMEQPKAQGGYTRLDKTYNYEPIPAEYKGSNLEKYMDGVQACVWTEFIAEPSHLEYMLYPRLLALAETGWTKKRTGYDNFRKRAVVNVDRLKRAGYNAFDLSKEKGSRMESRSVTQHEALGKPVTYLGRYAEKYRAEGDNTLTNGLRGDWGYLEGRWQGFIDSTGVDVVVDMGKVTDIRDVRVDFMHLYESVIYTPETIELMVSDDGKNFKTIDTVRPGIKASEDYLVYPYKWKGDVKGRYVRVKALPREKGAWIFTDEIIVNQK, from the coding sequence ATGAGAAAAAAAGTTCTTTTGAGTGCAGTTTTCCTGTTGTTTGCAGCAGCTGTTTCTATGCCTGTTGCAGCTCAAAACATCATTCCACAACCTGAGAATATCAGTCTTTTGAAGGGTCAATTCAAGCTGAATAAGGGTACGAAGATTGTAACCAATCTTACAGGTCGTGATTTTAAGGTGTTAAATCAGTACACTTCTGAGGTGCTGAAGCATCCATTAGCATACGCAAAGAATCCTTCTAAGCAGGGCGTTTTCCGCTTGATTTGCAAGGGAACAGCCAAGCAGGCAGCTCAGGCAATGGACAGCGTTCGTCTGCAAGGTTATGAGTTGGAGGTTACACCAAAGGGTATCACCATTCAGGCACTGACTCCAACGGGCTTGTTCTATGGTTTGCAAACCGTTCGCCAGCTCGAAAAGGATGGCCAGATTGCTTGTGTAAAAGTGAAAGATACGCCACGTTTTGCTTATCGTGGTTTGATGATCGACTGCTCTCGACACTTTTGGTCGAAAGACTTCTTAAAGAAACAGCTCGATGCGATGGCTTATTTCAAGCTCGACCGCTTCCACTGGCACCTCACCGATGGTGGTGGATGGCGCATGGAGGTGGAGAAATATCCTCGACTGACAGACGAAGCCTCTTATCGCACACAGTCTGATTGGACAAAGTGGTGGATGGATAACGACCGCAAGTATTGTCATAAGAATACGCAAGGTGCCTACGGTGGCTATTACACACAGGAAGATATCAAGGATATCGTACGCTATGCAGCTGCGCGCCACATTGAGGTAATCCCAGAGATAGAGATGCCTGGTCATAGTGATGAGGTTGTTTATGCTTACCCAGAGTTGTCATGTACAGGCAAACCTTATACACAGTCAGACCTCTGTGTAGGTAAGGAAGCCACCTATACCTTCATGGAGAACGTGTTGAAAGAGGTAATGCAACTCTTCCCTTCTAAGTACATCCATATCGGAGGAGACGAGGCAGAGCGCCGCACATGGAAGACTTGTCCTGATTGTCAGAAGGTGATGAAGGAGAATCACTTAAAAGATGTAGCCGAGTTGCAGAGCCATTTCACCCATCGTATGGAAGAATTCTTGAACCGTAATGGTCGTAAACTCCTCGGTTGGGATGAGATTATGGAAGGTAAGTTGGCTCCTAACGCAGCTGTGATGTCATGGCGTGGAACAGAAGCTGGTATCGAAGCTGCAACAAGTAAGCACCATGTAGTGATGGCTCCACAGCAGTTCTATTATCTGAATATGTATCAGGACAATCCGATGGAACAGCCAAAGGCACAGGGCGGATATACTCGTTTGGATAAGACTTACAACTATGAGCCAATCCCTGCAGAGTACAAAGGAAGCAATCTTGAGAAATATATGGATGGCGTTCAGGCGTGTGTATGGACCGAATTCATCGCTGAACCAAGCCATTTAGAGTATATGCTCTATCCTCGTCTGTTAGCTTTGGCAGAGACAGGTTGGACAAAGAAGCGCACCGGTTACGACAACTTCCGCAAGAGAGCAGTCGTAAATGTAGACCGACTGAAGCGTGCGGGCTATAATGCCTTTGACCTCTCAAAGGAGAAGGGGTCACGTATGGAAAGCCGTAGTGTGACACAGCATGAGGCATTGGGTAAGCCAGTGACTTATCTTGGACGTTATGCAGAGAAGTATCGTGCCGAAGGTGATAACACACTGACCAATGGTTTGCGTGGCGATTGGGGCTATCTTGAGGGTCGTTGGCAGGGCTTTATCGACAGTACTGGTGTGGATGTAGTAGTTGATATGGGTAAGGTTACGGACATCCGTGACGTTCGTGTTGACTTTATGCACCTCTATGAATCGGTTATCTATACGCCAGAGACAATTGAGTTGATGGTGTCAGACGATGGTAAGAACTTCAAGACGATTGACACGGTACGACCAGGTATTAAGGCTTCAGAGGATTATCTCGTCTATCCTTACAAGTGGAAAGGAGATGTCAAAGGTCGTTATGTGCGTGTGAAGGCACTCCCTCGCGAGAAAGGCGCATGGATTTTTACAGACGAAATCATCGTCAATCAGAAGTAA
- a CDS encoding GH92 family glycosyl hydrolase, with the protein MKKRFLTLMAFAATSLFAFAQDYTQYVDPFIGTGGHGHVFLGANVPFGNIQAGPTQKKQGWDWCSGYHYSDSTVIGFGQMHLSGTGIGDLGDVSLLPTTNPAQREVKFAHRAEHVSPGYYSVMLASGVRVELTATQRVAFHRYAFPADVTKGYVILNLSQGIGWDKMTSCSFKQESAKTVSGYRMSQGWAKDQRVYFVAEFSQPVKLESNERDTIGVFAFDNAEQPLLVKVGISAVSVENARLNMQKELPGWDFRNAVAQAKDEWNHELSKIAIKTQDESARKIFYTALYHSMIAPSVFNDVNGEYRGADGKTHKGDFTDYATFSLWDTYRAAHPLMTIIHPEKQRDIAQTMLHIFKEQGKLPVWHLVGNETDCMIGNPGVPALVDIALKGFDVDKNAVFEAAKASAMLDERGMGLLKKYGYIPCDLDPEHETVAKGLEYALADACIAKLAKELGKTADYKYFSKRSQSYRDFYFDKKTKFMRGVTSTGKFREPFDPFSTVHRQDDYAEGNAWQYVWLVPHDVHGLVAAFGGEKPFVSKLDSLFIVSGDMGAEASPDITGLIGQYAHGNEPSHHILYMYNYVGQPWKAADKIRYVLKNLYHDDFDGLSGNEDVGQMSAWYILSSLGMYQVEPAGGKYIFGTPLFDEATVNVGGGKTFRIVAHNNSDKNIYIQSAKLNGKPYTRSYIDFKDIKRGGTLEFVMGSKPSQFGVKPADRP; encoded by the coding sequence ATGAAAAAAAGGTTCTTAACTTTAATGGCGTTTGCTGCAACCAGTCTTTTCGCTTTTGCGCAGGACTATACGCAGTATGTTGACCCATTTATTGGAACAGGCGGACACGGACATGTGTTCCTTGGAGCTAATGTTCCATTCGGTAACATTCAGGCTGGTCCTACACAGAAGAAGCAGGGCTGGGACTGGTGTTCTGGTTATCATTACAGCGATTCAACAGTTATCGGATTCGGACAGATGCACCTTAGCGGTACGGGTATTGGTGACTTGGGTGATGTATCACTCCTCCCTACTACCAATCCAGCACAGCGTGAGGTGAAGTTTGCTCATCGTGCCGAGCATGTAAGCCCAGGTTACTATTCTGTAATGTTGGCTTCTGGTGTTCGTGTAGAGTTGACTGCCACCCAGCGTGTAGCCTTCCATCGTTACGCTTTCCCTGCTGATGTAACAAAGGGTTACGTTATTTTGAACCTCTCTCAGGGTATCGGTTGGGACAAGATGACCTCTTGCAGCTTTAAGCAGGAGTCGGCTAAGACCGTCAGTGGCTACCGTATGTCACAAGGATGGGCTAAAGACCAGCGCGTTTACTTTGTGGCAGAGTTCTCACAGCCTGTTAAGTTGGAGTCAAACGAGCGTGATACGATTGGTGTCTTTGCTTTCGACAATGCTGAGCAGCCACTTCTCGTGAAGGTAGGAATCTCTGCAGTGAGTGTTGAGAACGCTCGATTGAATATGCAGAAGGAACTTCCAGGTTGGGACTTCCGCAATGCTGTTGCTCAGGCAAAGGATGAGTGGAACCATGAGTTGAGTAAGATTGCAATCAAGACACAGGACGAGAGTGCAAGAAAGATATTCTATACAGCATTGTATCACTCAATGATTGCACCTTCTGTCTTCAATGATGTAAACGGCGAATACCGTGGTGCAGATGGTAAGACACATAAGGGTGACTTCACTGATTATGCCACCTTCTCGCTTTGGGACACCTATCGTGCAGCGCATCCATTGATGACGATTATCCATCCAGAGAAGCAACGCGACATCGCACAGACGATGCTTCATATCTTTAAGGAGCAGGGTAAGTTGCCAGTATGGCACCTTGTGGGTAACGAAACCGACTGTATGATTGGTAACCCAGGCGTTCCTGCCCTCGTTGATATCGCACTGAAAGGCTTTGATGTAGATAAGAATGCAGTCTTTGAGGCTGCTAAGGCGTCTGCTATGCTTGATGAGCGTGGTATGGGATTGTTGAAGAAGTATGGTTATATTCCTTGTGATCTCGACCCAGAGCATGAGACAGTAGCAAAGGGATTGGAGTATGCTTTGGCTGATGCATGTATTGCAAAACTCGCCAAGGAATTGGGTAAGACAGCTGATTATAAGTACTTCTCAAAGCGCAGCCAGTCATATCGTGACTTCTACTTTGATAAGAAGACGAAGTTTATGCGTGGTGTAACATCTACTGGTAAGTTCCGTGAACCATTCGATCCATTCAGTACTGTACATCGTCAGGACGACTATGCAGAGGGTAATGCTTGGCAGTATGTATGGCTTGTTCCACACGATGTGCACGGTCTTGTAGCTGCTTTCGGTGGTGAGAAGCCATTTGTTTCAAAGCTCGACTCCCTTTTCATCGTTAGTGGTGACATGGGAGCAGAGGCTTCACCAGACATCACTGGTCTGATTGGTCAGTACGCTCACGGTAATGAGCCAAGCCATCATATCCTCTATATGTACAACTATGTGGGTCAGCCTTGGAAGGCAGCGGATAAGATTCGCTATGTACTCAAGAACTTATACCACGACGACTTCGATGGATTGAGTGGTAACGAGGATGTGGGTCAGATGTCTGCATGGTACATTCTTTCCTCTCTTGGCATGTATCAGGTTGAGCCTGCAGGTGGCAAGTATATCTTCGGTACACCGCTCTTTGATGAGGCTACGGTGAACGTTGGAGGTGGTAAGACCTTCCGCATAGTGGCACATAACAACAGCGATAAGAATATTTATATTCAGAGTGCTAAGTTGAATGGCAAGCCTTATACCCGTTCTTACATCGACTTCAAGGACATCAAACGTGGTGGAACACTTGAGTTTGTAATGGGTAGCAAGCCTTCTCAGTTTGGTGTTAAGCCTGCTGATAGACCCTAA
- a CDS encoding GH92 family glycosyl hydrolase codes for MTHHPLPTTQMNHKFLLVLLLSLSFLSLKAADKGGEEPVDLVNPFIGTSNFGTTNPGAVCPNGLMSVVPFNVMGSDLNKYDKDARWWSTPYEYHNVFFTGYSHVNLSGVGCPEVGSLLLMPTTGKLNVDYKEYGSTYDKEVAHPGYYSNYLKKYNVKTEVTATPRSSVARFTFPKGESHILLNLGEGLTNESGAMVKKVSDTEYEGMKLQGTFCYNPQAVFPIYFVMRVSKKPTEAGYWKKQRPMTGVEAEWDVDNGKFKLYKTYNKELSGDDIGVWMNFNTEADEQVEVQMGVSFVSMANARENLDAEQRGKNFDAIRAEARAKWNDDLSRILVEGGTKTERTIFYTALYHVLIHPNILQDVNGQYPAMEGDEIRTVKEGNRYTVFSLWDTYRNVHQLLTLVYPNRQRDMIRSMIGMYEEHGWMPKWELFSRETYTMEGDPAIPVITDSWLKGLRGYDINKAYEAFRKSALTKGSENPLRPDNDEYMEKGYVALHEKFDNSVSHALEYYIADNALSRLATALGKKDDARLFHNRALGYRHYFSKEFGLLRPLMPDGTFYKPFDPKQGENFEPSPGFHEGNAWNYTFYVPHDVMGLAKLMGGQKNFVNKLQSVFDKGYYDPANEPDIAYPHLFSYFKGDEWRTQVQTRRLLKEYFKNAPEGIPGNDDTGTMSAWAVFNMIGFYPDCPGDPSYTLTSPVFDKVTIRLDKAQWGRDNLVIETVRPNDEAVVIKKMELGGKPLNRYRITNDELLKGGVLKFYLK; via the coding sequence ATCACTCATCACCCACTACCCACCACCCAAATGAATCATAAATTCCTATTAGTACTACTTCTTTCCTTGTCTTTTCTTTCGCTGAAAGCGGCTGACAAGGGTGGGGAAGAGCCTGTTGACCTTGTCAATCCTTTTATCGGAACATCGAATTTCGGTACTACCAATCCGGGAGCAGTATGCCCTAACGGATTGATGTCAGTCGTACCATTCAACGTAATGGGTTCTGATTTGAATAAATATGACAAGGATGCACGCTGGTGGTCAACTCCTTACGAATATCATAATGTCTTTTTCACTGGTTATTCTCACGTCAATCTAAGTGGTGTGGGTTGTCCAGAAGTAGGCTCATTGTTGCTTATGCCAACGACAGGAAAGTTGAACGTTGATTATAAGGAGTACGGAAGTACATACGACAAGGAGGTTGCACACCCCGGTTATTATTCTAATTATCTGAAAAAGTATAATGTGAAGACAGAGGTAACAGCTACTCCTCGCAGTTCTGTTGCACGTTTCACATTCCCGAAAGGAGAAAGTCATATCTTGTTGAACCTCGGTGAAGGACTCACAAATGAGTCTGGTGCCATGGTGAAGAAGGTGAGCGACACAGAGTATGAGGGTATGAAGTTGCAGGGTACATTCTGTTATAACCCTCAGGCTGTATTCCCAATTTACTTCGTGATGCGTGTCAGCAAGAAACCAACGGAGGCTGGCTATTGGAAGAAACAGCGTCCGATGACAGGCGTAGAGGCTGAGTGGGATGTCGACAATGGCAAGTTCAAGCTTTATAAGACCTATAACAAAGAACTCTCTGGCGATGATATCGGTGTATGGATGAACTTCAACACTGAGGCTGACGAGCAGGTAGAGGTACAGATGGGTGTGTCATTCGTAAGTATGGCAAACGCTCGTGAGAACCTTGATGCCGAACAGCGTGGAAAGAACTTCGACGCCATTCGTGCTGAGGCGCGTGCTAAGTGGAATGATGATCTCTCTCGCATCCTCGTTGAGGGTGGTACAAAGACAGAGCGCACCATCTTCTATACAGCTCTTTATCACGTCCTCATCCACCCAAATATCCTGCAGGATGTCAACGGACAATACCCTGCCATGGAGGGTGATGAGATTCGAACGGTGAAGGAGGGCAATCGTTATACGGTCTTCTCGTTGTGGGATACCTATCGCAATGTGCATCAGTTGCTTACATTGGTTTATCCAAATCGTCAGCGTGATATGATTCGTTCGATGATTGGAATGTACGAGGAGCATGGCTGGATGCCAAAGTGGGAACTCTTTAGTCGTGAGACTTACACGATGGAAGGCGACCCAGCCATTCCCGTTATCACTGATTCTTGGTTGAAAGGTCTGCGTGGTTATGATATTAACAAGGCTTATGAAGCCTTCCGAAAGTCGGCTTTGACAAAGGGAAGCGAGAACCCTCTGCGCCCAGATAACGACGAATACATGGAGAAGGGTTATGTAGCTTTACACGAGAAGTTCGATAATTCCGTCTCTCATGCCCTCGAATACTACATTGCCGACAATGCCCTTTCACGCTTGGCTACGGCATTGGGTAAGAAAGACGATGCCCGTCTGTTCCACAATCGTGCTTTGGGTTATCGCCATTACTTCAGTAAGGAGTTTGGTTTGTTGCGCCCCTTGATGCCAGACGGCACCTTCTATAAGCCTTTTGATCCAAAGCAGGGAGAGAACTTCGAACCATCACCAGGCTTCCACGAAGGTAATGCTTGGAACTATACTTTCTATGTTCCGCATGACGTTATGGGACTTGCAAAGCTCATGGGAGGACAGAAAAACTTTGTAAACAAGCTCCAGAGCGTGTTTGACAAGGGTTATTACGACCCTGCCAATGAGCCAGATATCGCTTATCCTCACCTCTTCTCTTATTTCAAAGGCGACGAGTGGCGTACACAGGTACAGACACGCAGACTCTTGAAGGAGTATTTCAAGAATGCACCAGAGGGCATCCCGGGTAATGATGATACTGGAACAATGTCGGCTTGGGCTGTGTTCAATATGATAGGTTTCTATCCTGACTGTCCGGGCGATCCATCTTATACGCTCACTTCGCCAGTCTTTGACAAGGTGACTATCCGTTTGGATAAGGCACAGTGGGGCAGAGATAACCTTGTGATTGAGACTGTTCGTCCAAATGATGAGGCTGTTGTCATCAAGAAGATGGAATTAGGTGGTAAGCCATTGAACCGCTATCGCATTACGAATGACGAACTCTTGAAGGGCGGAGTATTGAAGTTCTATCTAAAGTAA